CTTTTGAATGAGTGACTTTTGACTTACCGCAGTTCGATCGACTACCTACTTGACAAGAGTATGGGGATCTGATAATAATAAGAGTTTGTGAAACTTTACCACTTTTAATAAACCCTTGGCTAACGTAATAGTGATAGGTGCCCAGTGGGGCGATGAAGGAAAAGGAAAAATAACCGATTTACTGAGTAAATCAGCAGATGTAGTTGTACGTTACCAAGGGGGTGTCAATGCCGGACACACCGTTGTGGTGCAAGGGCAGACCTTCAAGCTGCACCTGATTCCCTCTGGTATTCTATATCCCGATACCGAGTGCATCATCGGTTGCGGCACCGTCATCGACCCCCAGGTACTGATTGAAGAACTCGACCAGCTAGAAAAGCTGGGTATCTCAACGCGCAACCTGCTGATTTCCCAAAGCGCCCACGTCACCATGCCATACCACCGCATGATTGACCGGGCATCGGAAGAGAGGCGCGGAAACCACAAAATCGGCACCACAGGTCGCGGTATCGGCCCGACCTATGCCGACAAATCCGAGCGTACCGGCATCCGTATCTTGGATTTAATGGAACCAAATGCCCTCCGCAAACAGCTGCACTGGACAATTAACTACAAAAACGTCATCCTAGAAAAGCTTTACGACTTGCCGGCCCTCGACCCAGAAGAGGTAATCGAGCATTATTTGCAGTATGCAGAGCGTTTGCGACCTCACGTAGTCGATAGCTCCTTAAAAATCTACGATGCCATTAAGCGGCGGCGCAATATTCTGTTTGAAGGGGCACAAGGAACCCTGCTGGATTTGGATCACGGCACGTATCCCTATGTGACTTCCTCCAACCCGGTGGCCGGTGGAGCTTGCGTGGGCACAGGTGTAGGCCCGACCATGATCGATCGCGTCATCGGCGTCGCCAAAGCATACACCACACGAGTGGGAGAAGGGCCATTTCCCACCGAAGTAGACGGCGATGTGGGAGAATTTTTATGCGATCGCGGTGCGGAATTTGGCACCACCACCGGACGCAAACGCCGTTGCGGTTGGTTTGATGCCGTCATCGGTCGCTACGCCGTCCGCATCAACGGAATGGACTGTCTCGCCATCACCAAACTCGACGTACTCGACGAGTTAGACGAAATCAAAGTCTGCGTTGCCTACGAAATCGACGGTCAACGCTGTGAAGACTTTCCCACCAGTTCCCGCATCTTTGCTAATTGCAAACCCATCTACAAAACCTTACCGGGTTGGAAACAATCCACAGCTGATTGTCGGCAATTGGAAGACTTACCCAAACAAGCGCTGGAGTATCTCAAATACCTCGCCGAATTGATGGAAGTCCCCATTGCGATCGTATCTCTGGGAGCCAGCCGCGACCAAACAATTATTGTGGAAGACCCCATCCACGGGCCCAAACGAGCCCTTTTGCACGCTGACGGCACACCTGTGGCTGTCTGAAATTCGATCGCTAATTGCTACAATCGAAAGTCTTGCCATCCAAAATCTCAAATCGCAAATCCGAACATGGAACTCACAGTTGAATGTCAAAAGCGGCCAGAACAAAGCAAACCCAACTCTCTGCGTCGCAACGGTCAAATTCCTGCCGTTTTATACGGTCACAACGGTGCTGAATCAGTTTCTTTGACAGTAAACGCCAAAACCGTTGAGCAACTGCTCAAAAAAGCCTCCATCAACAACACCCTGATTAATCTGAACGTTACCGACCTACCTTGGAGCGGTCAAACTATCCTGCGGGAAGTGCAATCTCATCCCGCTAAAGGACATATCTACCACGTCAGCTTCTTTTCTGTCGCCGCTCACGGTAACATTGAAGTGAAAGTGCCGCTCCATTTTGTCGGCGAACCAAAAGGTGTCAAGCTAAGAGGCGGGATGTTAGACACTGCGATATCATCACTGCAAGTCAAATGTTTGCCCGAAAGCATCCCAGAAAAAATTGAGGTTGATGTCGCCAATTTGGATATTGGCGATGCAATTCACATCAACGAGTTAACTTTACCCCCAGGCGTCGTTGCCGTTGTAGAAACAAATGAAGTAATTGTCTCTGTACTCGCGCAGCAGGGTGGTGCGGAAGGTGCAGAAGCAGCAGCTGTATGAGCCTCGCTCAACTGATGCTATCAGTTTATTTCTGACCGAACCAGGGTTTCGTCCCTGGTTTTTTATTAAAATTTGTCATTAGACATCTCCAAAAATTCTTGTAGAGTAGGCATCCTGCCTGCTTTTTAGATTCTTTTCTAGAGAAGTCTATTTGTCATTTGTTTTGATTGACAATTTACCTTTTCAGCAATTATCAATTATCATGACCGAAACTACTCTCCCTCCTCTCATTCAGCAAATGTTGCAGCCGGAATTTTATCCTCATCCGGTCACAGAACCAATTAAGCTAATTCAAACGCACGTTTCTTATGTATTGCTTACGGGCGACTATGCCTACAAACTCAAAAAACCAGTTAATTTTGGCTTTTTGAACTTTTCTACTTTAGAACTAAGACAACATTTTTGTAATGAAGAGTTTCGGATGAATAAGCGGGGCGCACCCGAAATTTATCTGGAAGTTTTGCCTATCACTGAGGCAGGCGATCGCTTTCAACTCGGCGGTGCTGGCGAAGCGGTAGAATATACGCTGAAAATGCGCCAATTTCCGCA
The sequence above is a segment of the Aerosakkonema funiforme FACHB-1375 genome. Coding sequences within it:
- a CDS encoding adenylosuccinate synthase produces the protein MANVIVIGAQWGDEGKGKITDLLSKSADVVVRYQGGVNAGHTVVVQGQTFKLHLIPSGILYPDTECIIGCGTVIDPQVLIEELDQLEKLGISTRNLLISQSAHVTMPYHRMIDRASEERRGNHKIGTTGRGIGPTYADKSERTGIRILDLMEPNALRKQLHWTINYKNVILEKLYDLPALDPEEVIEHYLQYAERLRPHVVDSSLKIYDAIKRRRNILFEGAQGTLLDLDHGTYPYVTSSNPVAGGACVGTGVGPTMIDRVIGVAKAYTTRVGEGPFPTEVDGDVGEFLCDRGAEFGTTTGRKRRCGWFDAVIGRYAVRINGMDCLAITKLDVLDELDEIKVCVAYEIDGQRCEDFPTSSRIFANCKPIYKTLPGWKQSTADCRQLEDLPKQALEYLKYLAELMEVPIAIVSLGASRDQTIIVEDPIHGPKRALLHADGTPVAV
- a CDS encoding 50S ribosomal protein L25/general stress protein Ctc; protein product: MELTVECQKRPEQSKPNSLRRNGQIPAVLYGHNGAESVSLTVNAKTVEQLLKKASINNTLINLNVTDLPWSGQTILREVQSHPAKGHIYHVSFFSVAAHGNIEVKVPLHFVGEPKGVKLRGGMLDTAISSLQVKCLPESIPEKIEVDVANLDIGDAIHINELTLPPGVVAVVETNEVIVSVLAQQGGAEGAEAAAV